The proteins below come from a single Gimesia alba genomic window:
- a CDS encoding type IV secretory system conjugative DNA transfer family protein, translating to MIGSTRSGKSVSEVPDVVAAAERRDIAIVLLDPHTRSLGWSCLEHLIARGHQSRIIFDNLSHFDRVPAMRFLRPSTAKHPLKRMAENEQTARQFTEVLTRRRGGGSLAHAPQTEEWTMHAAMLVIHQEQERPATDLRFAYQANHPELQELIQHCTHDDTRYRFEQVADGIIKPGQYAAAARLIEGVCGSPPFIARCGTSFDLYRFLDSAGILIVEGGANGVSEDALSTVLGSIAMQTINYVRTRRRPSPRVLLVLDEAVNAGLVGGTEVRALAECQKMGLDIHILVQSLNFPNSYITDGVLSNCVRHDWFYQANASVCNAAAADLGSPDYRDRIRTLGIGERFVKCRDKVYRERVHMLNDPWGVSGIAKSKARNALKEIYQRPEYWSPSCSENDSQSGYEKTTPQEPQANNPAGSISTSAKRGTRKFSALRRSTSSSPGMFSVSSPALRLATEDSVNSEKDAD from the coding sequence GTGATAGGATCAACACGGAGCGGCAAATCCGTATCTGAAGTTCCTGACGTAGTTGCTGCCGCTGAACGGCGGGACATTGCAATTGTCCTGCTCGACCCACACACAAGAAGCCTGGGATGGAGCTGTCTGGAACATTTGATTGCACGCGGACATCAATCCCGTATTATTTTTGATAATCTTTCTCATTTTGACCGCGTTCCAGCAATGCGGTTTCTCCGGCCCAGTACGGCGAAGCATCCTCTCAAGAGGATGGCGGAGAATGAACAGACTGCCCGCCAATTTACAGAGGTGCTCACCCGACGCCGGGGCGGAGGTTCTCTTGCCCACGCTCCGCAGACTGAAGAATGGACAATGCACGCCGCAATGCTTGTCATTCATCAGGAACAGGAACGACCGGCGACTGATTTACGTTTTGCGTACCAGGCCAACCATCCCGAATTGCAGGAACTTATTCAGCACTGCACGCACGACGACACACGTTACCGGTTTGAGCAGGTGGCGGATGGAATTATCAAACCGGGACAGTATGCAGCTGCGGCTAGACTGATCGAAGGGGTTTGTGGTTCACCCCCATTCATCGCTCGGTGCGGTACTTCATTTGACCTGTATCGTTTTCTCGACAGTGCAGGCATTTTGATTGTGGAGGGAGGTGCAAACGGTGTCTCCGAAGATGCGCTGAGTACGGTGCTCGGCAGTATTGCCATGCAGACAATCAACTACGTACGGACACGGCGACGACCATCCCCCCGTGTGCTGCTTGTATTAGACGAAGCTGTCAACGCAGGGCTCGTGGGAGGGACAGAGGTCCGTGCTTTGGCAGAGTGCCAAAAAATGGGCCTGGATATACACATCCTGGTGCAGTCGCTGAATTTCCCGAATTCCTACATCACCGACGGCGTGTTGAGCAACTGTGTCCGTCACGACTGGTTCTACCAGGCAAACGCTTCGGTTTGCAACGCGGCCGCAGCTGACCTTGGTAGTCCGGATTACCGGGATAGGATTCGCACGCTCGGTATCGGAGAACGCTTCGTGAAATGCCGGGACAAGGTGTACCGGGAACGAGTGCATATGCTGAATGATCCGTGGGGTGTTTCTGGGATTGCTAAATCGAAGGCACGCAACGCCCTGAAAGAGATTTATCAACGTCCTGAGTATTGGAGTCCATCATGTTCCGAGAACGATTCGCAGAGTGGTTACGAAAAAACGACACCCCAGGAACCCCAGGCCAACAACCCTGCAGGGAGCATTTCAACAAGTGCAAAGAGAGGGACGAGGAAATTCTCAGCCTTGCGGAGAAGCACGTCATCGTCCCCCGGCATGTTCTCGGTTTCTTCTCCGGCCCTTCGCCTTGCTACCGAAGACTCAGTAAACTCAGAGAAAGACGCAGATTGA
- a CDS encoding helix-turn-helix domain-containing protein, producing the protein MNEQLILHRLEKIEASLKLLVGQQQIQEWYDTKTVAEILERSAYSVREWCRLGRVRAEKRRCGRGTSKEWMISHSELERIKAEGLLPLNVRRL; encoded by the coding sequence ATGAACGAGCAGCTTATTTTGCATCGCCTGGAAAAAATCGAAGCCAGCTTGAAACTGTTGGTGGGCCAACAGCAGATTCAGGAGTGGTACGACACGAAAACTGTTGCCGAGATTCTGGAGCGGTCTGCGTACAGTGTTCGGGAGTGGTGTCGTTTAGGAAGAGTTCGTGCCGAAAAACGGCGGTGTGGTCGAGGCACCTCAAAGGAATGGATGATCTCACATTCGGAACTGGAACGGATTAAGGCAGAAGGTCTGTTGCCACTGAATGTGAGGCGACTATGA
- a CDS encoding transposase, whose translation MIFVDRHGTPVAIDTESARRSEVKLIEPLLEKITLQNRQPERLVYDKAADSDSLRKRLMEKNIDLICPHRKSRVKPPTQDGRKLPRFKRRWIVERSIAWLHNYRRIVTRWEYHDYLYESFVILGCLFTLLKRF comes from the coding sequence ATGATTTTTGTCGATCGTCACGGGACACCTGTGGCGATCGACACAGAATCGGCCCGTCGTAGCGAAGTCAAGCTGATCGAACCGCTGCTTGAAAAAATCACATTGCAAAATCGACAACCCGAGCGACTTGTTTATGACAAAGCCGCCGATTCGGACTCGTTGCGCAAACGGCTGATGGAAAAGAATATCGATCTGATCTGCCCGCATCGAAAATCGAGAGTCAAACCGCCGACGCAAGATGGTCGAAAGCTTCCACGCTTCAAACGACGTTGGATTGTGGAACGCAGTATTGCCTGGCTCCACAACTATCGTCGCATTGTCACGCGCTGGGAATATCACGATTACCTCTACGAAAGCTTTGTAATTCTTGGGTGTTTATTTACACTATTAAAAAGGTTTTGA
- a CDS encoding tyrosine-type recombinase/integrase, with translation MHPFQTWEEIERQIQNGVSELEHEDLWECLYLSMEQIEKLLKDVERLASFPFVYPMFCFAAYTGARRSEMIRSQVRDIDFENKVITIREKKRVRGKLSTRRIPLSQPLERVLRLWFKNHPGGPHTFCHHLKVARSITKRTEPIALTPDEAAHHFKHTLSESEWKVVRGWHCLRHSFISNCASKGIDQRMIDEWVGHTTEAMRRRYRHLFPSSQKDAMQMLFK, from the coding sequence ATGCATCCTTTTCAAACATGGGAAGAGATTGAACGACAGATACAAAATGGTGTCAGCGAGCTAGAGCATGAAGATCTTTGGGAATGCTTATACTTGAGCATGGAGCAGATTGAAAAACTTCTGAAAGATGTCGAACGACTTGCGTCATTTCCGTTTGTTTATCCAATGTTTTGTTTTGCAGCTTATACTGGGGCCAGGCGTTCAGAGATGATTCGGTCGCAAGTGAGAGATATCGACTTTGAAAACAAAGTCATCACAATTCGGGAAAAAAAGCGTGTACGGGGAAAGTTATCAACGAGGAGAATACCGCTGTCACAACCCTTGGAGCGGGTGCTCCGATTGTGGTTTAAAAACCACCCCGGTGGTCCACATACCTTCTGCCATCATCTGAAGGTCGCACGATCAATTACGAAACGGACAGAACCTATTGCTCTCACGCCTGATGAGGCAGCACATCATTTCAAACACACGCTGTCGGAAAGTGAGTGGAAGGTTGTTCGGGGCTGGCACTGTCTCCGACACAGTTTTATCTCCAACTGTGCCAGCAAGGGGATCGATCAGCGGATGATCGATGAATGGGTAGGACACACTACAGAAGCCATGCGGAGACGATACCGCCATCTGTTTCCATCTAGTCAAAAAGATGCCATGCAGATGCTCTTCAAGTAA
- a CDS encoding transposase, translated as MYMTLVWWPKRKRVSTKTASRTERPVVLTDKQWSLVAKLFPWTPPSKKGGRPKAHPRDCLEGILWILVTGARWKDLPREYPSKATCHRRFQQWTIEGRLLSAWQIILERMDDAGQIDFSETFADGTFASAKKGVEELARLVVAKAQRS; from the coding sequence ATGTATATGACGCTGGTCTGGTGGCCCAAACGAAAACGGGTTTCCACAAAAACAGCGTCCAGGACGGAACGCCCGGTCGTTTTGACCGATAAACAATGGTCTTTAGTCGCAAAACTGTTTCCCTGGACTCCCCCTTCCAAAAAGGGAGGACGTCCAAAAGCCCATCCACGAGATTGCCTGGAAGGCATTCTCTGGATTTTGGTGACAGGAGCACGATGGAAAGATTTACCAAGAGAGTATCCCTCAAAAGCGACGTGCCATCGACGTTTCCAGCAATGGACGATCGAAGGGCGGCTCTTATCTGCCTGGCAAATCATCTTGGAACGAATGGATGATGCTGGCCAGATTGATTTCTCGGAAACCTTTGCTGATGGCACTTTTGCCTCGGCAAAAAAAGGGGTAGAAGAGTTGGCCCGACTCGTCGTGGCAAAGGCACAAAGGTCATGA
- a CDS encoding PAS domain-containing protein — MGTKRYHLRLLEISGLLTLLIFLIDLHVSLNLGIPAFYAVGIVLIAGQRRIWPVLLAACICSILTFAPLLSVSQTKVPQFVWENRFIALSMIWIAAVGDLIYLRQTELKRNIQKQLAPFFENSSLAVSIKDFRNHSVWINQQFRKLIGPADQVPGFTIVNSKQPFTGELSGPNFADNREIKWDQNPLIDDLNQTVGTLCLGMDLTDRKRYEESLKTSVEKRTAELSQINENLKQEIAERKRVEKELLTASKRTQDILDSLFVFVGVLSTNGKLLEANRAPLEAANLKLTDVIGKSFWETYWWTYSTHSQTELKQSLAQAAQGKTVRYDTKVRLSDQNFVDLDITFGPLYDPEGNVIQIIASAVDITDRLLAEKNAAKKTAQLQAMLEVNPDFFFHIKTDGTILVYESGKQNHFFPTVDESLHRKIYELLPPSVAFQFVRAIHKLSQTGTPVSFEYTLRIKQQPHWFHARLLPYLSEEILVIIQDINERKTAEIEMQNMHNRLFEAQRLAHIGSWEWSIQNHSLWWSEEVYCILGIIESPIEPDFDSFLEMIHAEDRELVQRVISNTLQNDLPFSIEHRIQRPNGEIRHVHNQAALKKSPDGETLMMYGTIQDMTEKFETSKMVQEYRDELAHVSRLAVMGELAAGLSHELNQPLTAIANYSSSMKYLLEQGSDISELVSKIETQCLRSGDIVRRLKKLAKKRKQQRLLFNILESIHNALQLMNYQIRLNQIQVEVKSESKFITVYADRVQIEQVLVNLIKNAVEAMEDTPLPRRLTITLETGYDSSTLISVADTGMGIPKELTDRLFTPFTTNKEEGLGIGLSLSRSLIDASDGKLWYRPNPQGGATFYISLPVPKQTKKVG, encoded by the coding sequence ATGGGCACAAAGCGATACCATTTGCGTCTGCTGGAGATTAGCGGCCTGCTGACTCTGCTCATTTTTCTGATCGATCTACATGTCTCATTGAATCTCGGAATCCCCGCTTTTTATGCCGTGGGAATTGTCCTGATCGCAGGGCAGCGGCGGATCTGGCCCGTCTTACTCGCAGCCTGCATTTGCTCCATTCTGACGTTCGCACCTCTCCTCTCGGTCAGTCAAACAAAGGTACCACAGTTCGTCTGGGAAAACCGCTTCATCGCACTGAGTATGATCTGGATCGCGGCGGTAGGCGATCTGATTTATCTGCGACAAACGGAGTTGAAACGAAATATCCAGAAACAACTGGCCCCTTTCTTTGAAAACAGTTCCCTGGCTGTTTCCATTAAAGACTTCCGAAACCATTCCGTCTGGATCAATCAACAATTTCGCAAACTGATCGGCCCGGCAGATCAAGTACCGGGATTCACGATTGTGAACTCTAAACAACCCTTTACAGGGGAGTTGAGTGGCCCTAATTTTGCCGACAACCGGGAAATTAAATGGGATCAGAACCCGCTGATTGATGACTTGAATCAAACAGTCGGCACACTCTGCCTGGGTATGGATCTGACCGACCGAAAACGGTACGAAGAATCATTAAAAACCAGCGTCGAAAAACGCACGGCGGAACTCTCTCAAATCAATGAAAACCTGAAACAGGAAATCGCAGAAAGAAAACGGGTTGAAAAAGAACTTCTGACAGCATCCAAACGAACCCAGGATATCCTGGACAGTTTATTTGTGTTTGTGGGTGTTTTGTCCACGAACGGTAAGCTGTTGGAAGCGAATCGCGCGCCGCTTGAAGCGGCAAATCTCAAACTGACTGATGTGATCGGAAAATCGTTCTGGGAAACGTACTGGTGGACCTACTCCACTCATTCACAAACAGAACTGAAACAGTCACTCGCACAAGCCGCTCAGGGTAAAACCGTTCGCTATGACACAAAAGTTCGTTTATCAGACCAAAATTTCGTCGATCTGGATATCACATTTGGCCCCCTGTATGACCCGGAAGGGAATGTGATCCAGATCATTGCATCGGCCGTTGATATCACAGACCGGCTACTTGCCGAAAAAAACGCAGCGAAAAAAACGGCCCAGCTGCAAGCGATGCTGGAAGTGAATCCGGATTTCTTCTTTCATATTAAAACAGATGGAACCATACTCGTCTATGAGAGCGGTAAACAGAACCATTTCTTTCCGACAGTGGATGAGTCTCTCCACCGAAAAATCTATGAATTACTACCTCCGTCTGTCGCATTTCAATTTGTGAGAGCGATTCATAAACTCAGTCAAACCGGCACGCCTGTATCTTTTGAATATACTCTTAGAATCAAGCAGCAGCCCCACTGGTTCCATGCCCGTCTGCTGCCTTATTTATCAGAGGAAATCCTGGTCATTATTCAGGACATAAATGAGCGAAAAACGGCTGAAATTGAAATGCAGAATATGCACAACCGCCTGTTCGAAGCACAGCGTCTGGCACATATTGGCAGTTGGGAATGGAGTATTCAGAATCATTCTCTGTGGTGGTCGGAAGAAGTCTATTGCATTCTCGGGATAATAGAATCACCAATTGAACCCGATTTTGATTCCTTTTTGGAAATGATTCACGCAGAAGACCGGGAACTGGTACAACGAGTGATCTCCAACACCCTGCAAAATGATTTACCATTCAGCATTGAACATCGAATTCAACGCCCCAACGGAGAAATTCGCCATGTGCATAATCAGGCAGCTTTGAAAAAGAGCCCTGATGGCGAAACACTGATGATGTACGGTACGATTCAGGATATGACAGAAAAATTTGAGACCAGTAAAATGGTCCAGGAGTACCGGGACGAACTGGCTCACGTTTCCCGCCTGGCTGTCATGGGAGAATTAGCCGCAGGGCTCTCGCACGAGTTGAATCAACCACTCACGGCCATCGCCAACTACAGCTCGAGCATGAAGTATCTACTCGAGCAAGGCAGTGATATTTCAGAACTGGTATCAAAAATTGAAACACAGTGTCTCCGCTCCGGCGACATTGTCCGCAGACTTAAAAAACTGGCGAAAAAGCGAAAACAACAACGTCTGCTGTTCAACATTCTTGAAAGTATTCACAATGCATTGCAGTTGATGAATTACCAGATCCGTTTGAACCAGATTCAGGTGGAAGTGAAGAGTGAGAGCAAATTCATCACCGTCTATGCAGATCGAGTCCAGATTGAACAGGTGCTTGTGAATCTAATCAAGAACGCTGTGGAAGCAATGGAAGACACACCGCTCCCCAGGAGATTAACGATCACTCTTGAAACCGGGTACGATTCTTCAACATTGATTTCTGTGGCCGATACCGGGATGGGAATTCCAAAGGAACTCACAGACCGACTTTTCACGCCTTTTACCACAAATAAGGAAGAAGGACTCGGCATCGGTTTGTCTTTGAGCCGATCACTGATCGATGCCTCGGATGGAAAATTATGGTATCGCCCAAATCCACAGGGTGGTGCCACGTTTTATATTTCTCTACCAGTCCCCAAACAGACTAAGAAAGTTGGCTGA
- a CDS encoding transporter produces MSADRLNAEDPEFYQSHGTLFLWSSAPTVSGGPDLDEPLVTDRPDFTEAAVTVGKGVSQLEFGYTYTSNTDGSESVESHSFGEALLRYGILDDWLEFRIAVFPVQELTIFEGSSNSTAGHEDLYTGFKIALTPQAGFLPEMALIPQMNLPTGSRSFTADRVEPGLNWIYAWEVNDFISTAGSTQGNRRIDVTTGNAYLEMAQSWTVAYSLSEALGAYTEWFALIPSGADNVHTQHYFNGGFTWLLNKNMQFDIRAGVGLNRAADNYFLGTGLSIRFP; encoded by the coding sequence GTGAGCGCAGATCGTTTGAACGCGGAAGATCCAGAATTCTACCAGTCTCATGGCACACTTTTTTTATGGAGCTCGGCTCCTACAGTCTCAGGAGGTCCTGATCTCGACGAGCCATTAGTGACAGACCGGCCTGATTTTACCGAAGCGGCCGTGACCGTAGGAAAAGGAGTGTCACAACTCGAATTCGGATATACGTATACGTCGAATACGGACGGTTCTGAAAGCGTCGAGTCACACTCCTTTGGAGAAGCCTTATTACGATATGGTATTCTTGACGACTGGTTAGAATTTCGCATCGCTGTGTTTCCCGTTCAGGAACTGACTATTTTTGAAGGCAGTTCCAACTCGACCGCGGGTCACGAAGACTTATATACCGGTTTCAAAATTGCTTTGACTCCACAAGCTGGGTTCTTGCCAGAAATGGCTTTGATACCGCAAATGAATCTTCCGACAGGCAGCAGATCATTTACGGCTGACAGGGTCGAGCCAGGTCTCAACTGGATCTATGCATGGGAGGTGAACGACTTCATCTCAACGGCCGGCTCAACTCAAGGAAATCGACGTATTGACGTCACAACGGGAAACGCCTATTTAGAAATGGCACAATCCTGGACTGTTGCTTATAGCTTGAGTGAAGCGCTGGGTGCATACACGGAATGGTTTGCTCTCATCCCAAGCGGCGCTGATAACGTACATACACAGCACTACTTCAACGGCGGGTTTACCTGGCTGCTCAACAAAAACATGCAATTCGACATTCGTGCTGGTGTCGGATTGAATCGTGCAGCCGACAACTATTTTCTTGGGACTGGGCTCTCAATCCGCTTTCCCTAG
- a CDS encoding PAS domain-containing hybrid sensor histidine kinase/response regulator, with translation MGDHVYQYKSSNFRWYYLYYFLAGLDILTLAVSLFLGHSLLGIYTDSVRENNVWMDRVSEYSRLNQLAAAVNAPGNNVFESGDIEAESRRLDAAYQEFKFSLKKNLEDLTRNKSDKTSEKTFLELSQQLKQIDRQVSNIYNQANFVFQELKQNKKESAGIGMAQMDQSFSVALTSIGKLCDSVRQIQSARFGSEESRAKQIGTIELVLACVVFLILLSAIWYAHKLGSYMRRQHLQNEDFKYQIAAIGRSQMVVEFKIDGTIIDANDKFMESMCYSRDEVIGKKHVMLVPPEDVRSREYREFWERLAQGEHITGEFKRVGKYGNTVWIYASYTPIIDLNGKPYKVVKFSADITERILIYKSLKNTKSELAKAKESAEAANRAKSEFLANMSHEIRTPMTAILGFSEILLTKIVDKDDIESASIIKQNGEYLLTLINQILDLSKIESAKLELECIDCSPSRILADVYSIMRVQAERKNLEIEIQFDSPIPETIQTDPTRLQQVLINLVSNAIKFTSAGKVKIVVQLLQVSNVEPKLQFDIIDSGIGIDAGKLETIFQPFAQSDTSTTRKYGGTGLGLTISKKLIEALGGSISVSSTIGKGSTFSFTIGIGSLNQTRMVEVTQQTISSNENVMVSNEVEISLHNYDILLAEDGLHNQRLIQFMLEKAGANVTIANNGKIAFELATMALNENRPFDVILMDMQMPVMDGYLSTQKLREIGYMGPIIALTAHAMSTDRKKCLDAGCSDFTTKPIDRKQLLEVIKEQANQEQLSTV, from the coding sequence GTGGGTGATCACGTATATCAATACAAGTCTTCCAATTTCAGGTGGTACTATCTGTACTATTTTCTGGCGGGACTCGATATTTTGACCCTGGCGGTGTCTCTTTTCCTGGGCCACTCCTTGCTGGGAATTTACACTGACTCCGTTCGTGAAAACAATGTTTGGATGGATCGTGTCAGTGAGTATTCCAGGTTGAATCAACTTGCAGCAGCCGTGAATGCACCGGGAAATAATGTATTCGAATCGGGTGATATCGAAGCAGAGTCGCGTCGTCTGGATGCGGCGTATCAGGAGTTCAAGTTCTCTTTGAAGAAAAACCTGGAAGACCTGACACGAAATAAAAGCGACAAAACCAGCGAGAAGACATTTCTGGAACTCTCTCAACAACTCAAGCAAATAGACCGTCAGGTTTCCAATATCTACAACCAGGCTAATTTCGTTTTCCAGGAACTGAAGCAGAACAAGAAAGAGTCTGCTGGAATCGGAATGGCACAGATGGATCAATCTTTTTCTGTTGCCTTAACATCGATTGGGAAACTATGTGATTCGGTGCGACAGATTCAGTCAGCGCGATTTGGAAGTGAGGAATCGCGGGCCAAGCAGATAGGTACGATCGAACTCGTGCTTGCCTGCGTTGTTTTTCTGATCTTGTTGAGCGCGATCTGGTATGCCCACAAGCTGGGCTCCTATATGCGTCGTCAGCATCTGCAAAACGAAGATTTCAAGTATCAGATTGCGGCAATCGGTAGATCGCAGATGGTGGTCGAATTCAAGATTGATGGCACGATTATTGACGCCAATGATAAGTTTATGGAGTCGATGTGTTACAGCCGGGATGAAGTGATTGGTAAAAAACATGTGATGTTAGTGCCTCCGGAAGATGTTCGTTCAAGAGAGTATCGTGAATTCTGGGAACGACTTGCTCAAGGAGAACATATCACGGGCGAGTTTAAACGCGTCGGTAAGTATGGTAATACCGTCTGGATTTATGCCTCTTACACACCGATCATAGATCTGAATGGAAAACCGTACAAGGTTGTGAAGTTCTCCGCAGACATTACCGAACGGATTTTGATCTATAAGTCCCTGAAGAATACAAAAAGTGAACTGGCCAAAGCGAAAGAAAGTGCCGAGGCAGCCAATCGAGCCAAGAGTGAATTTCTGGCGAATATGAGTCATGAAATCCGTACACCGATGACGGCGATTCTGGGGTTTTCGGAAATTCTGCTGACTAAGATTGTTGATAAGGATGATATTGAGTCAGCCAGCATTATCAAGCAGAACGGGGAGTATCTGCTGACACTGATCAACCAGATTCTGGATTTGTCAAAAATCGAATCCGCCAAGCTGGAACTGGAATGTATTGATTGTTCTCCCTCACGAATTCTCGCAGACGTTTACTCAATAATGCGAGTTCAAGCGGAACGTAAAAATCTGGAAATCGAAATTCAGTTCGATAGCCCTATTCCGGAAACCATCCAGACAGACCCGACGCGGCTACAACAGGTCCTGATCAATCTTGTGAGTAATGCGATTAAGTTTACTTCTGCAGGGAAAGTCAAAATCGTGGTTCAGCTCTTGCAGGTATCAAACGTGGAACCAAAACTGCAATTCGATATTATAGACAGCGGTATTGGTATAGATGCAGGTAAGCTGGAGACCATATTTCAACCGTTTGCACAGTCGGATACGTCAACAACTCGCAAGTACGGTGGAACGGGACTGGGGCTCACAATCAGCAAAAAGCTGATTGAAGCGCTGGGGGGCTCAATTTCCGTGTCGAGTACAATTGGTAAGGGAAGTACATTTTCTTTCACCATCGGGATCGGTTCATTGAATCAGACGCGGATGGTGGAAGTCACTCAACAGACCATTTCTTCGAACGAGAATGTAATGGTGAGTAATGAGGTGGAGATCTCGCTTCACAACTATGATATTCTACTGGCAGAGGATGGGCTGCATAATCAACGGTTGATTCAATTTATGCTGGAAAAAGCCGGAGCTAATGTCACGATTGCCAATAACGGAAAGATCGCCTTTGAACTGGCAACGATGGCGCTAAATGAAAACCGCCCATTTGATGTGATTCTTATGGATATGCAGATGCCGGTGATGGATGGGTATTTATCAACTCAGAAATTGCGCGAGATTGGTTATATGGGACCGATCATCGCCTTAACGGCGCATGCCATGTCAACCGATCGCAAGAAATGTCTGGACGCCGGCTGTAGTGATTTCACAACGAAGCCCATCGATCGGAAGCAGTTGCTCGAAGTGATCAAAGAGCAGGCAAATCAGGAGCAACTGAGTACGGTCTAA
- a CDS encoding response regulator gives MTSNQVSYNHNQIARQLLIFSRDVSVAIDARGLILLSSESIKHAFGWSAKEVVGKEFCLLLSDPYLNSYEQFLVDCPDSAKLKGQTQQIIAKRKDGSCFPCELTMSRVDGSQNQIHYIAIIRDISEQLRTQNKLDDYLERLKQSRRELKRKDYELKAAQKNVVRANQAKSEFLANMSHEIRTPMTAILGYAEILKENPVAPDNVELIEIIQNNGTHLLQVINDILDISKIEMGDFEILKVNCSPKVVLQDVIDAFRMKAAEKGLSIHTKCQDSIPELIQTDPLRLKQVLWNLVSNAVKFTETGRIDIEVRVFSQSQNDRVLQYIVSDTGIGIPAEKVKHIFEPFAQADSSTSRNYGGTGLGLTLSHKLVRLLGGNLSVQSIVDQGSVFCVALNVGESVQTTLKKTQNHRFNLGDSVRQDSHDRQINKTRREHKGRVLLVDDTKEIRKLFSFMLNKMGIAVMTASNGKEAVELVNDESNQDEPYDMILMDMQMPVMNGYEATQLLRDQGNQIPIIAITAHALVSDREKCLAAGCTEYLSKPIKYEVLHEMVHCYLPETTAMLSN, from the coding sequence ATGACATCCAACCAAGTCAGTTACAATCACAATCAGATAGCAAGACAGTTATTAATTTTCAGTAGGGATGTTTCGGTTGCGATTGATGCCAGGGGCTTGATTCTCCTGTCCAGCGAATCAATCAAGCATGCTTTTGGATGGTCTGCAAAGGAAGTGGTCGGTAAAGAATTTTGTCTTCTGCTCTCTGATCCTTATCTGAACTCTTACGAGCAATTTTTGGTAGATTGTCCTGATTCGGCAAAATTAAAAGGGCAGACGCAGCAAATTATTGCGAAGCGAAAAGATGGCTCCTGTTTTCCCTGCGAGTTGACTATGAGCCGTGTGGATGGTTCTCAAAATCAAATCCATTATATCGCAATCATCAGGGACATCAGCGAACAGCTGAGGACGCAGAATAAACTGGATGATTATCTGGAGCGGTTGAAGCAGTCCCGCCGTGAACTCAAACGTAAAGATTACGAATTGAAAGCGGCGCAAAAAAACGTCGTTCGCGCCAATCAGGCGAAAAGTGAGTTTCTGGCAAACATGAGCCACGAGATTCGGACGCCCATGACGGCGATTCTGGGGTATGCAGAGATTTTAAAAGAAAATCCTGTTGCTCCTGATAATGTCGAACTGATTGAAATTATTCAAAATAATGGCACACACCTGCTGCAGGTGATTAACGACATTCTGGACATTTCAAAGATCGAGATGGGAGACTTTGAGATTCTGAAGGTCAATTGTTCGCCTAAGGTGGTCTTGCAGGATGTGATCGACGCCTTCCGGATGAAAGCAGCTGAAAAAGGGCTTTCGATTCATACGAAATGTCAGGATTCTATACCTGAACTAATTCAGACAGACCCATTGAGGTTGAAGCAGGTTCTCTGGAATTTAGTCAGTAATGCAGTCAAATTCACGGAAACGGGACGGATTGATATTGAAGTTCGGGTTTTCTCTCAGTCACAAAATGACAGAGTATTACAGTATATCGTCTCTGACACGGGGATTGGAATTCCTGCTGAGAAAGTAAAACATATCTTCGAGCCTTTTGCCCAGGCCGATAGTTCAACTTCGCGCAATTATGGTGGAACCGGTTTGGGGCTGACGCTCAGCCATAAGCTCGTTCGCTTGCTGGGGGGCAATTTATCTGTGCAATCAATTGTGGATCAAGGGAGTGTTTTTTGTGTCGCGTTGAATGTAGGTGAATCAGTTCAGACCACACTCAAAAAAACGCAGAACCATCGTTTCAACCTGGGGGATTCTGTCAGGCAAGACTCTCATGATCGGCAAATAAACAAGACGAGAAGGGAGCATAAAGGGAGGGTACTCCTGGTTGATGACACAAAAGAAATTCGAAAGTTATTCAGTTTTATGCTGAATAAAATGGGGATAGCTGTCATGACTGCTTCGAACGGCAAAGAGGCGGTTGAACTGGTGAACGATGAATCCAATCAGGATGAACCTTACGATATGATTCTGATGGATATGCAAATGCCGGTTATGAATGGTTATGAAGCAACACAGTTGTTAAGAGATCAGGGAAACCAGATTCCCATTATCGCGATCACTGCTCATGCCCTGGTATCAGACAGAGAGAAATGTCTGGCAGCAGGATGTACGGAATATTTGAGTAAGCCAATCAAGTATGAAGTGTTGCACGAAATGGTACATTGCTATTTGCCTGAAACTACGGCAATGCTTTCGAACTAA